A genomic segment from Peribacillus sp. ACCC06369 encodes:
- a CDS encoding HU family DNA-binding protein: protein MNKTELVKAVSTQAELTQKDAAKAVDALFETISNTLAKEEKIQLIGFGTFEVRERAARTGRNPQTGEEISIAASKVPAFKPGKELKEAVK, encoded by the coding sequence ATGAATAAAACTGAATTAGTGAAAGCTGTATCAACACAAGCTGAACTGACACAAAAAGATGCTGCAAAGGCAGTTGATGCGTTATTTGAAACGATTTCTAACACCCTTGCTAAGGAAGAAAAAATCCAATTAATTGGATTTGGTACGTTTGAAGTACGTGAACGTGCAGCAAGAACTGGCCGAAACCCACAAACTGGTGAAGAAATAAGCATTGCTGCTTCTAAAGTTCCAGCTTTTAAACCAGGTAAGGAATTAAAAGAAGCCGTTAAATAA
- a CDS encoding DeoR/GlpR family DNA-binding transcription regulator, producing the protein MYSEERKLKIIDFITNYSRASVQDLSDFLKVSQSTIRRDLKELQTTNQIQRTHGGAVSLQAVNFEPKIMDKEVEYVQEKKAIAKKAVEFIDDGDTILLDAGTTTLPILEDLQQFSQLTIVTNSILIMRNFKPTAGIEILFLGGSLRNETLASVGSFAENNLEMIRVDKAFVAINGVHLTEGLTTPNLIEARIKKLMIQNAQQVFLLSDSSKMGKVSFAKVADLQEIDKFIVDDRLHPSFKKSLEDLGVEVISVHTRP; encoded by the coding sequence TTGTACAGTGAAGAGAGAAAATTAAAAATTATTGATTTTATTACTAACTATTCTAGAGCCTCAGTCCAAGATTTAAGTGATTTTCTAAAAGTATCGCAATCAACGATTCGAAGAGATTTGAAAGAACTTCAAACAACTAACCAGATTCAAAGAACTCATGGGGGAGCTGTTTCTTTACAAGCTGTTAATTTTGAACCAAAGATTATGGATAAAGAAGTTGAATATGTACAAGAAAAAAAAGCCATTGCAAAAAAAGCTGTTGAATTTATAGACGATGGAGATACAATTCTTTTAGATGCTGGAACAACTACTCTGCCAATCCTCGAAGATCTTCAACAGTTTTCCCAGTTAACAATAGTCACCAATTCCATACTGATTATGAGAAATTTCAAACCCACTGCAGGTATAGAAATATTGTTTTTAGGCGGAAGCCTGCGAAATGAAACGCTTGCATCGGTAGGATCATTTGCTGAAAACAACTTGGAAATGATCCGTGTGGACAAAGCTTTTGTGGCAATAAATGGTGTTCATTTAACTGAAGGTTTGACAACACCAAATTTAATTGAAGCTAGGATAAAAAAATTGATGATCCAGAATGCACAGCAAGTTTTCCTATTAAGCGACTCTAGCAAAATGGGAAAGGTCTCTTTTGCAAAGGTTGCAGACTTGCAGGAAATTGACAAATTTATTGTGGATGATCGACTCCACCCTTCCTTTAAAAAATCATTGGAAGACCTTGGGGTTGAGGTTATTTCTGTTCATACTCGACCTTGA
- a CDS encoding ABC transporter substrate-binding protein, whose product MKTYLKSSFILIIMLFLVVLTACSVIDTGSDSQSNSTRSVEKNKSDQKLKIGLTLGTLSNPFFVSMSKGAKEATKEMGAELITVSADYDLAKQTSQIEDFITKEVDLILLNAVDSKGIAAAVQQAKSAGIPVIAVDVAAEGGVDSVVTSDNYQAGKIAGEYMIKQLKGKGNIAIIEGPPVSAVTDRINGFEEAIKKSEIKVIAKQNGEGNREKALSATENILQAHSKGSIDAIFAINDPEALGVKIAQEQAEREKEFFIVGVDGAPEAVEALKEKKSFTATSAQHPDEMMRKALEIGKNVLDGKKVDKLVKVPVELVTQENVNNYKGW is encoded by the coding sequence ATGAAAACTTATCTAAAATCGTCATTTATTCTGATTATCATGTTGTTTCTGGTTGTTTTGACTGCTTGTAGCGTAATTGATACAGGATCAGATTCACAATCAAACAGTACGAGAAGTGTTGAAAAAAATAAAAGTGACCAAAAATTAAAAATAGGGTTAACACTAGGAACGCTCTCTAATCCTTTCTTTGTTTCTATGTCAAAAGGAGCGAAGGAAGCGACAAAAGAAATGGGGGCTGAGTTAATTACGGTGAGTGCAGACTATGATTTGGCGAAGCAAACTTCTCAAATTGAAGATTTCATTACAAAAGAAGTTGATTTAATTCTATTAAATGCAGTCGATTCAAAAGGAATTGCTGCGGCAGTACAACAAGCCAAATCAGCGGGTATCCCGGTTATTGCAGTTGATGTAGCTGCAGAAGGCGGAGTGGACAGTGTCGTTACATCTGACAATTACCAAGCAGGCAAAATTGCAGGTGAGTATATGATCAAACAATTAAAAGGGAAAGGAAATATAGCAATAATTGAAGGACCACCGGTATCTGCAGTTACTGATCGTATAAATGGTTTTGAAGAAGCGATTAAGAAATCAGAGATTAAGGTGATTGCTAAACAAAATGGAGAAGGAAATAGAGAAAAAGCGTTATCTGCAACAGAAAATATCTTGCAAGCACATTCGAAAGGCTCTATTGATGCAATTTTTGCTATTAATGATCCTGAAGCACTTGGAGTAAAGATTGCTCAAGAACAAGCAGAACGTGAGAAGGAATTTTTTATAGTGGGTGTAGATGGTGCTCCAGAAGCAGTCGAAGCTTTAAAAGAGAAAAAAAGTTTTACAGCTACTTCTGCACAGCATCCAGATGAGATGATGAGAAAAGCATTGGAAATTGGGAAAAATGTGTTGGATGGAAAGAAAGTAGACAAGTTAGTCAAAGTTCCTGTTGAATTAGTTACTCAAGAGAATGTGAACAACTATAAAGGTTGGTAA
- a CDS encoding sugar ABC transporter ATP-binding protein gives MKGTSKTFSGVTVLKNINLELYKGEVHALMGENGAGKSTLIKILSGIYQPDANGGSIIYKNNSVTWSGPVEARKQGISVIHQELKLSPNLTISENILMGTKFPENKFGMVKWDDVYHKAKEILHSMGSELNPKTIVSTLSVAQQQVVEIARALSYKADVLIMDEPTASLTDKEIEKLFEIIEDLKKKGVAIVYISHRMDEIFRISNRYTVLRDGEWINSGPIKETNPEHLVKLMVGRELNSLFKRHTKVATSRVDDTKPALEINGISDKRVVKNVSFKIYPGEIVGLAGLVGAGRTELIRTIFGASQKTGGEILVNGEKVNITSPNDAIRHGIAHVPESRKEQGLFLNMSVKENIIMNELKKFRKAGKLNWKEIGQKADYLIKELGVKVSSSEQLVANLSGGNQQKVVIARWLSIGPKVLLLDEPTRGVDIGAKTEIHKIVSKLAEAGLAVLVVSSELPEILGISDRILVMHEGKLQRHLTRQEATQEKIMFFATGGQ, from the coding sequence ATGAAAGGGACCAGTAAGACATTTTCAGGAGTTACTGTTTTAAAAAATATTAATCTTGAACTCTATAAGGGGGAAGTTCATGCATTAATGGGGGAGAATGGAGCAGGGAAATCTACTCTTATTAAAATATTATCAGGTATCTATCAGCCTGATGCAAATGGTGGCAGCATCATATATAAGAATAATTCTGTCACTTGGAGTGGTCCAGTGGAAGCTAGGAAACAAGGAATTAGTGTGATTCACCAAGAACTGAAGCTATCTCCAAATTTGACAATAAGTGAAAATATTTTAATGGGTACTAAATTTCCTGAAAATAAATTTGGCATGGTTAAATGGGATGATGTTTATCATAAAGCAAAAGAAATTTTACATTCAATGGGATCTGAATTAAATCCCAAAACGATAGTATCCACATTAAGTGTGGCACAGCAACAAGTTGTAGAAATTGCTCGTGCTCTTTCATATAAGGCAGACGTGTTAATTATGGATGAGCCGACCGCGTCGTTAACTGATAAAGAAATTGAAAAGTTATTTGAGATAATTGAGGATTTAAAAAAGAAAGGTGTTGCTATTGTTTATATCTCTCATCGAATGGATGAAATTTTTCGAATTTCAAACAGGTATACCGTTCTAAGAGATGGCGAGTGGATAAATAGTGGACCAATCAAGGAAACAAATCCTGAGCATCTTGTAAAGTTAATGGTCGGAAGAGAATTAAACTCCCTTTTTAAGAGGCACACAAAAGTAGCTACTTCTCGTGTCGATGACACGAAGCCCGCCCTCGAAATAAATGGAATATCTGATAAAAGGGTTGTGAAAAATGTTTCGTTTAAAATATATCCTGGAGAAATTGTAGGACTTGCTGGTCTCGTAGGGGCAGGTAGAACCGAATTAATTCGAACTATCTTTGGAGCTTCTCAAAAAACAGGTGGTGAAATTCTGGTTAATGGAGAAAAAGTGAATATTACCTCTCCGAATGATGCAATCCGACATGGAATTGCCCATGTGCCGGAAAGTCGAAAGGAGCAAGGATTGTTTCTGAACATGAGTGTCAAAGAAAATATTATTATGAATGAATTAAAAAAATTTCGCAAAGCTGGTAAATTGAACTGGAAAGAAATTGGTCAAAAAGCAGATTACCTTATAAAAGAATTAGGAGTAAAGGTTTCTTCGTCTGAACAGCTTGTTGCCAATTTAAGCGGTGGAAACCAGCAAAAGGTTGTCATCGCACGGTGGCTCTCGATTGGTCCAAAGGTGCTACTTCTCGATGAACCAACTAGAGGTGTGGACATTGGGGCAAAAACAGAGATTCATAAAATTGTATCAAAGTTAGCTGAAGCTGGATTGGCAGTGTTAGTAGTTTCCTCCGAGCTGCCTGAAATTTTGGGAATTAGTGATCGAATTCTAGTAATGCATGAAGGTAAATTACAAAGGCATTTAACAAGGCAAGAAGCAACACAAGAAAAAATCATGTTTTTTGCTACAGGGGGGCAATGA
- a CDS encoding ribose ABC transporter permease: MKANTTVVTTDKARYGKEALQIWNRLGMLIILVLLCVVLAFTAPNFLEMSNLLNVLKQVSINGVLAAGMTLVILTGGIDLSVGAIVALSGVVSVMISQAGVHPLVSISAGLLVGAFFGLVNGFFTAKTKLPAFIVTLGSFTYVRGLAYVISGGYPIVVESDLFKFLGAGRLFLIPTPIYIMVIVYIGMFFVLKYTMFGRHVYAIGGSEEAARLTGIKVERTLMKVYSLSGLLAGLAGVVLAGRLFSGQPTAGLGYELDAIAAVILGGTSLTGGVGRIQGTIIGVLIMGVISNGLTLMDVGYYWQLVVKGGVIIAAVLIDRLRSQSQSL, translated from the coding sequence ATGAAAGCGAATACAACGGTTGTGACCACTGATAAAGCCCGATATGGAAAGGAAGCTCTACAAATTTGGAATCGCTTAGGAATGCTCATTATTTTAGTATTATTATGTGTTGTGCTGGCTTTTACTGCACCAAATTTCCTGGAGATGTCGAACTTGTTAAATGTACTTAAACAAGTGTCCATAAATGGTGTACTGGCAGCTGGAATGACGCTTGTCATTTTAACAGGCGGAATTGATTTATCTGTAGGTGCCATTGTTGCTTTATCAGGTGTTGTTTCCGTAATGATTTCCCAAGCGGGAGTACATCCGTTGGTGTCAATCTCTGCTGGACTTTTAGTGGGGGCTTTCTTTGGACTTGTAAATGGATTTTTTACAGCAAAAACTAAATTGCCAGCCTTTATTGTCACCCTTGGAAGTTTCACATATGTAAGAGGGCTTGCATACGTGATTAGCGGTGGCTACCCTATTGTTGTGGAGTCAGATTTGTTTAAATTTTTAGGAGCTGGTCGGCTGTTTTTAATCCCCACTCCTATCTATATCATGGTTATTGTGTATATTGGTATGTTCTTTGTCTTGAAATATACTATGTTTGGTCGTCATGTATACGCAATTGGTGGAAGTGAGGAAGCGGCACGTCTTACAGGTATTAAAGTAGAGCGTACTTTAATGAAAGTTTATTCGTTAAGCGGGCTATTAGCGGGTCTTGCGGGTGTTGTTCTGGCAGGTCGATTATTTTCTGGACAGCCAACAGCAGGTTTAGGGTATGAACTTGATGCTATTGCCGCAGTAATATTAGGCGGCACGAGTTTAACGGGTGGTGTTGGGAGAATACAAGGGACCATTATAGGAGTTTTAATAATGGGTGTAATAAGCAATGGACTAACGTTAATGGATGTTGGATATTACTGGCAACTCGTTGTTAAAGGCGGTGTGATCATTGCTGCTGTACTTATTGACCGATTAAGAAGCCAGTCTCAATCATTATAA
- a CDS encoding GH32 C-terminal domain-containing protein, with amino-acid sequence MKVVDNKTGGWGHINVDDFHVYNQGSLPIVFDNDPTKTDTPFVGKQKGLIKEWDFINGEWTEGTQGSYSGVWECPELIQVPVEGNPNKKKWVLSVSINDGAAAGGSGMQYFVGDFDGKKFTNNNSSDKVLWTDYGADFYAGVTWSNTGNEGNPLWLGWMSNWQYANDTPTSPWRSSTTVPRELSLVQTKKGLQLKQTPVQQLLTLRDKGLKLSNQSIIPGKNLLKNIKGDTLEIEAEFSANKASEVGFKVRNGNGQYTTIGYNPSNETVFIDRTHSGYDFGPNVKKIHEAPVQNTNGKVKLKVLLDRSSVEVFVNEGKQVITDQIFSSPENQGVELYSLGGTAHLHSLDMYTLKSIWGSSPIVSNLSGWTTINGEWGDTREGKQGRSDADSFIVASQTASDFTYKTEVKVLNEGAGALLFRADEKAENGYIATVDVRNDILKLFKIVDGKIEVLQEEHMVLNPNQTYKLKVTAKGSIIQTYLDDNLILEKSDTTFNNGRVGLNVWNSTTVFNHLSLETQNKK; translated from the coding sequence ATGAAAGTGGTGGACAATAAAACTGGAGGTTGGGGACACATTAATGTGGACGATTTTCATGTATACAATCAGGGGTCACTGCCTATTGTTTTTGACAATGATCCAACTAAGACTGATACACCATTCGTAGGTAAGCAAAAGGGCTTGATTAAAGAATGGGACTTTATAAATGGTGAATGGACAGAAGGGACACAAGGATCTTATAGCGGAGTGTGGGAATGTCCAGAATTAATTCAGGTGCCGGTTGAAGGGAATCCGAATAAGAAAAAGTGGGTGTTGTCTGTAAGTATAAATGATGGAGCAGCAGCCGGGGGTTCAGGAATGCAATACTTTGTGGGTGACTTTGATGGAAAAAAATTCACGAATAATAATTCGTCAGACAAGGTTCTATGGACGGATTATGGGGCAGACTTTTATGCAGGTGTGACATGGAGTAATACTGGGAATGAAGGCAACCCATTATGGTTGGGATGGATGAGTAACTGGCAATATGCGAACGACACCCCAACTTCCCCATGGAGAAGCTCAACCACTGTTCCACGTGAATTATCGTTAGTGCAGACAAAGAAGGGGTTACAATTGAAACAAACACCTGTACAACAATTATTAACCTTACGAGATAAAGGTCTTAAGTTAAGCAACCAATCTATTATCCCTGGTAAAAATCTATTGAAAAATATTAAGGGAGATACGTTAGAAATCGAAGCGGAATTTTCAGCAAATAAAGCAAGTGAAGTTGGATTTAAAGTAAGAAATGGTAATGGACAATATACGACCATTGGATACAACCCTAGCAATGAAACAGTGTTTATTGACCGAACCCATTCAGGATATGATTTTGGTCCAAATGTTAAAAAAATACATGAAGCCCCCGTACAAAATACAAATGGAAAAGTGAAATTGAAAGTTCTTCTAGATCGTTCGTCCGTCGAAGTGTTTGTTAATGAAGGGAAACAAGTGATAACTGATCAAATTTTCTCATCACCAGAGAATCAGGGTGTCGAACTTTATAGTCTTGGCGGTACTGCTCATTTACACTCTCTTGATATGTATACATTAAAAAGTATATGGGGAAGCAGTCCGATTGTTTCCAATCTATCTGGATGGACTACAATCAATGGTGAATGGGGAGACACTAGGGAAGGGAAACAAGGCCGCAGCGATGCTGACAGCTTTATAGTTGCCTCTCAAACCGCAAGTGATTTCACATACAAAACCGAGGTGAAGGTATTAAACGAGGGAGCTGGAGCTCTTTTATTCCGAGCAGATGAAAAAGCCGAAAATGGTTATATAGCTACAGTGGATGTACGTAATGATATATTGAAATTGTTTAAAATTGTAGATGGGAAGATTGAAGTTCTACAGGAAGAACATATGGTACTTAATCCTAATCAAACATACAAATTAAAAGTTACAGCAAAAGGCAGTATCATCCAAACTTATTTGGATGATAATCTGATCCTAGAAAAGTCTGATACGACTTTTAACAATGGGCGTGTAGGGTTAAATGTATGGAATTCAACTACTGTCTTTAATCATCTTTCTTTAGAGACACAAAATAAAAAATGA
- a CDS encoding IDEAL domain-containing protein, with amino-acid sequence MEKNLANTPPQPEINVKDSEFAEMVINKAFLDFRKEQIRKEIDQSLQDQNKEEFLRLTGIEKHFLKCCL; translated from the coding sequence ATGGAAAAGAATTTGGCTAATACACCACCACAACCTGAAATAAACGTCAAGGATTCTGAATTTGCTGAAATGGTGATAAACAAAGCCTTTCTTGATTTCCGAAAAGAGCAAATCCGAAAAGAGATTGACCAGTCATTACAGGATCAAAACAAAGAAGAATTCCTACGATTAACAGGAATTGAAAAACATTTCTTGAAATGTTGTTTATAA
- a CDS encoding DUF456 family protein, whose product MDILWWGLTIVLFALSFVGIVYPIIPSVVAIWGGFAVYQFLIDSDELSLWFWISMVVLSGVLIAADIIANSYFVKKYGGSKKSETIAAIATIVGSFVIPPFGIILVPFLAVLVSELIIQKDIRKATKVGFATIIGFLGGSLAKVLIQLLMIVFFILAVIF is encoded by the coding sequence TTGGATATTTTATGGTGGGGATTAACAATCGTCTTATTTGCTTTAAGTTTTGTAGGAATTGTCTATCCTATTATTCCCTCGGTTGTTGCCATTTGGGGAGGATTTGCAGTTTATCAATTCCTCATTGATTCTGATGAGTTATCCTTATGGTTCTGGATCAGTATGGTTGTGTTGAGCGGTGTATTAATCGCGGCCGACATTATCGCAAATAGTTATTTCGTTAAAAAGTATGGGGGGTCAAAAAAATCCGAGACAATAGCAGCTATTGCCACGATTGTTGGGTCATTTGTCATCCCTCCTTTTGGAATAATTCTCGTACCATTTTTAGCAGTCCTCGTTTCGGAATTAATCATTCAAAAAGATATAAGGAAGGCTACTAAAGTTGGGTTTGCTACTATAATCGGTTTTTTAGGCGGCAGTTTAGCCAAAGTATTAATTCAATTATTGATGATCGTTTTTTTTATTTTAGCGGTAATTTTTTAA